In Pseudokineococcus lusitanus, the DNA window AAGGCCAGCGTCAGCCTCGACCCCACCAGGGGGATGTCACGCCGCTCGCGCAGCAGGTAGGGCACGCCGCCGATGTGGTCCTCGTGGCCGTGCGTCAGCACGAGGCCGACGACGTCGTCGAGGCGGTCCCGGAGGAAGGAGAAGTCCGGGAGGATCACGTCGACGCCGGGCTGGTGCTCCTCGGGGAACAGCACCCCGCAGTCGACGACGAGCAGCTTCCCGGCGTGCTCGAAGACGGTCATGTTGCGGCCGATCTCGCCGAGCCCGCCCAGCGCGACGACGCGCAGGCCGTCGCGGGGCAGGGGCGGCGGGGTGCCGAGGCGGGAGTGGGGCTGGGTCTGGGGGAAGGCCTGGCGGCCGCCTCGTCGGGAACGGGTCATCCCGTGATCGTCCCGGTCCGGGGTCCCACCGTCCACGTCGGGGGGCGCGCCCAGGCCGTCCGGACCTCGACGCGTCCCCGTCCGCGGTCGTCAGCCGCGGCTGACGACGACCTTCCCGACGACCCGCGAGGACTCCACCAGCAGGTGCGCCGCGCGCAGCGCGTCGGCGTCCAGGGGCGTCAGGTGCTCGGTCATCGTGGTGCGCACGCGGCCGGCGTCCACGAGGCGGGCGACCTCCTCCAGCAGGTGGTGCTGGTAAGGGTCGTCGGGCAGGGACAGCGGCCGGGTGAACATCAGCTCCCAGTGCCAGGTCTGGCTCTTGGCCTTGAGCGGGAGCAGGTCCAGCCCGACGGGGTCGTCGACGGCCACCACCGCGCCGTGGACGGGGAGCAGCTCGGCGTAGGCCTCGACGTTCCCGTCGGAGAAGGCGCTGACGACGTGGTCGACGCCGCCGGGCGCGACCTCCCGCACGGACGCGACGAGGTCGCGGTGGTCGACGACGTGGTGCGCGCCCATCTCGGTCGCCCAGCGCTCCGACTCCGGGCGGGCAGCGGTGGCGACGACGGTGAGCCCGGTGAGGGCACGGGCCAGCTGGACGACCATGGACCCCACGCCACCGGCACCACCGACGACGAGGAGCGTCCCCGTGCTCCCCGCGGTCAGGCGGAGGCGGTCGAAGAGGACCTCCCAGGCCGTGATCGACGTCAGCGGCATCGCGGCGGCCTCCGCGAAGGACAGCGTCGACGGCTTCGGCCCGACGACCCGCTCGTCGACCAGGTGCAGCGCCGCGTTCGTCCCCGACCGGGCGACGGAGCCGGCGTACCAGACCTCGTCACCGACGGCGAAGGAGTCGACCTCCGCGCCCACGGCGACGACGACGCCGGCCGCGTCGTAGCCCAGGACCTTGGGGGCGTCCGCGACGTCGAAGGAGGTCCGCACCTTGTGGTCGACGGGGTTGACCGACACGGCCCGGACCTCGACGAGCAGGTCGTGCGGTCCCGGCGGGTCGAGGGCCACCTCCACCGGCACGAAGGAGTCGGGGTCCTGCGCCCGTCCGGGCCGCAGGCTGGCGATGGCGGTCGTGGTGCGGGGGGTGGTCACGGAGACTCCCCAGCGGCGATCGGGTGGGCGCTATTCCTGGTCCGGCGTCAGGCCCGCCAGAGCGGCCGTGTCCGCCACACCTGCTGCAGCGGCAGCACCAGGACCCCGCGCGCGGCGAGGTCCCGCCGCGCCTGCCGCCGGGTCCGCACGACCATGACGAGCCCCAGCGCCCACCCGACGTACTGGACGGCGAAGGCCCAGCGGAAGTCGGCGAGGGTCGGCGTCGACGTCCCCGCGAGCA includes these proteins:
- a CDS encoding zinc-binding alcohol dehydrogenase family protein: MTTPRTTTAIASLRPGRAQDPDSFVPVEVALDPPGPHDLLVEVRAVSVNPVDHKVRTSFDVADAPKVLGYDAAGVVVAVGAEVDSFAVGDEVWYAGSVARSGTNAALHLVDERVVGPKPSTLSFAEAAAMPLTSITAWEVLFDRLRLTAGSTGTLLVVGGAGGVGSMVVQLARALTGLTVVATAARPESERWATEMGAHHVVDHRDLVASVREVAPGGVDHVVSAFSDGNVEAYAELLPVHGAVVAVDDPVGLDLLPLKAKSQTWHWELMFTRPLSLPDDPYQHHLLEEVARLVDAGRVRTTMTEHLTPLDADALRAAHLLVESSRVVGKVVVSRG